Below is a genomic region from Argiope bruennichi chromosome 3, qqArgBrue1.1, whole genome shotgun sequence.
agaattcattattataaaaataattaacagatgatcaataaaaaaaacttaaataataactgagaatcaagtttaaaaaatttaccaGTAGTCTCTTCTTTTAAAgtgtaatttcacatttttaaaattttttaaaaagcattttatttaaattgttttcaaataatatatattttctacgaATTGAGATAAATAACGCTTACAAAAATATTAGATGAACCGCATTTCATTCTTTGATATCATTAATTAGTGACAAACGttcgaaaatttaattctatttaaaaaatgtcttcgGATCTTTAATCGACAGAGCAACAGCAAACACTCACAATTTACGTTTGCAAAAATGTAGAAAGACCAAATATTTCCATGCTTATTTTCTCAAGTGTTgttcaaaaatcattttgatcagttaaaaagttttaaacaacaattaGTTAAGGACAATACGAGTGCATCTTCTAAACCTACTTTATAAAGATATTACGAATTTGCAAGCTGTGAAAAGGCAgtttcgtaatttttaaattctcgaaaatctgaaatttatttctcgAAAGCGCTTCtttgattgatataaaaaaaaatgaaatcggtTAGACTGCAATGAGCCCCTGGGCACTAACATGTGCAATATATTTTCTTgccatttcattttatgaaaataccaATATCACGTGATAATTCACATCGGTATTGCCACGTAATTAAGGTATTTATATTTGTTAGTGTTGGGCTGGGCAATTCCACAATAACATCCTTACAAAGACACAATACATTGATTAGATTTTGACCGACGTTGAACCTCGTAGAAAAGGTAGCTCACAGACAAGGAACATTGACACACCAAACATCTAATCATATTTAtgacattcatttaaataaaaagtcgcTTCTCCATCTTCTTCttgatttgtttacaaaataaatatttatggctTATTTTCTTCAATCCTAGGTGTACAATGCTTTGCAATTAATTCATGGCACTGACATGGTTCTTGGGAACTGAAAACAAAAGTCACCGTGAATCGGTATTTTGATGCATAAGCCACTTTTGACTTCTAATAATAAACATACATCTTCTGAAAGTTATATAAATTACatagaaagtttattatttttttgtgtattgTTTATATCAGTACACTgtacaaaaaaagaaagggaaaaaaaaaaaagaaacaccaaTATCATACAGCTTTTCTCACTTGATACGAATGTAGATGAAATCGTAAATTAACGATTCAAAAAATCCATTATCACCACCGCAGGTGAGGGTTATCCGGCCTGGTGCTACTCAGAACACATGCATAATtctgaaaacaacaacaaacgtTGAAGAAATGTGCAGCCAGCTGCAGTGGGGGGAAACTTCAGCACAAATCCAGTTTGCATAACATACGCCATTGCCATGCATTTGAGGACAACTTTGACAGCATGAGACAAGACATGCAGATATTCAAAACATGCTGCCATTCTACTATTTTACTCCAATAAAGATTTGAAGAACCTGtttaatttttgagtttgaaACAAAATCCATCATTGGTATTTCTGCAGAAGAATTCTTTTGGCAGATTATACAAATTTCCAATTCTTGTTAGCTTTTTTTACTcagaaaatttgatttctgaagAATTTTGAGATGTATTCTGAATTTCGCAACAACGAATTCTGCCTAAATAGGACTTCAAGTCTCTAACTCATAATTATTAGCATCAGTGAATTTTCGGAATCGTACAGAATACTCAGCGAAAAGCAGTATCATACTGAAATACGAATATTTCTCTAGAATACAGTGAAAGACATTGCCGAATGGGTCTTGGCGCTTAGCTTGATTTCTTTAGTTGTCCATTCTGGCGTATGCATGCAAATGGAACAGTCTGCTGTGAGGCAAAAATGGGGGAACGACAAGCTCTGTAAGTGTTGGATgggaaaatcaaaagaaaacgaACAGAAACATGACCAGGCCAGTTGTAGTTGCGCAATCGGGAACATTCAAACAAGGCAATCCTCCTTCGATGGCACTTTTAAATATACACGAGAAGAAGCCCGTCCAGTTTTACAAGAATAAAAGACTCGAAAGTAGAGAGCTCTGAATCCTGCACATCGAAGTCTGTCTTTGCTTTGTACACCACCGGATGAGCACGCGACTTCTGCAGAGGTGCAATCGGGGAGTAGAGTGACTGGTCCACGAATTGCAGGTATTCACCTGTAGAGTAGGCTGATCAGCAGGTGGCAGAGCAGGCATGCGCAGTAGTAAGCTCCGTGGTTCAGAGACCACTTGTGGGGGTGGGGAGCTCCGTTTATCAGCTCCTCGTTCTTCGCTCGTTCCCTTTTGGTAGTCTTCTCAGTTTCTTCTGCAAaacgaagatttaaaaaaattaagaactgaaaTTCCCCACCAGAATACAACATTAATCttcaatgtatatttttgtaatcGTAACTTGAACTATAGAGTAAACTGTCCTAAACTCAGTATGAGTAATAGCAAGTTCATAGAAAAGGATAtcatattactttcatttaaaatgaaaacatgatAAAGATGTAAAGCTTTTGTTCCTGGATTTGTTGTTTAATATGGCATTTCTAATAAAAGGTGtcataaaattaaaggaaaatttgaatttgtcactattcgtgcagtaaagcgttgccaaccctattaaaaaaaccatttgacagttgatagtttagggttagtaaaaatggagtgttgcatgatagaacaacgtgttaacacaAGATCtgagtcaaataaaaaaaaaacacatttttttcctctttaatttttttaatcgtaaaatacaaaggatagggttatgtatggaataacacatagagaAATGGCATCCATAgatttgctggcacatacgcactatTTTATCGAAATTCCCCATGGCTCTtctgcataaatgtggctgaattttgtTGACGTAGTATTAAATTTCCTCCTCCAATGCACACGTGTTTCTTAGCTTATTGATacagacctttgacttcaaataactccataaaaaagaaatccattaacGTTAAATCATGCGATCTAGgtggccaattctcaaattttcgaattgtggccaccagactttcattatttttgaaatattgttcaacaatgaaaacactttCTATCGTGTAAAGCTTTATCTTtcctaaccctaaactatcaactgtcgGATGTTTTTTAATAGAGTAGTCAATGCTTGACTGCACGAAAGGTTGCAAATTCTAATCTTGCGTTAAATTTGAGATGCGctttaatgatgataataataatattaataacaacgAAAAACATAAACTCTTCGTCAGATAAAGTCATTTAACAGTAATCTaggtaatttttttccatttgggCAGTTTTCTTGTAAGCAGACGTTACTAAATCACTTATCAATATCTATTTCAATATGTTGAAAAGTGTTTTATATGTTTGTCTAATTTCTTTTGAAACggttttcagttttcaaaaatgtgagaaaaatgaatgcaattatataAGATTAAGATTATCGGTGAACAATTTACATATGccatctaaagatttttttttttcaaaaaaaaattaatatacaataaattttctttcagacaCTTCATTTTGGGTAAGgactatttacttttatttttcaaacattttataaacagATAAAATCTTTATTCACTCTATTTGGCAACGTATCTCATCCAGTTTATActcttatgtatttaaaattctaagaaggtttcattattattatcgaaatgaagaaattaaaaatattctaatatttatactgccattaaaatattttcagtttagaaATCCTTGTCAGATCTTCGATATCCAAACTGGAAAGTGTAAAGTATCATTTAATCgcgaaaaaaatagaataaaataatcatcAGGTTGAGGAAAATCTAATAAGCACTATATAATCACATTACGGTACTCACCTTTTGCTTTATCCGAGGGAGGAGATCGGTCCATCTCATCCTCAATGGGAACCTCATAGGGGCGCAGGTGGTAAGGAGGTATCCTGGTGGCAGGGCGCATACCCTTGGGGACCGCGGTGCTCGAGGGATACACATCGAGGGGCTTGTGGGTGTCCGAGATACGAGATGTGGTGTTATGAGGTGGGGCTGCCGATGCTGGAACAGATACATTCACCGTCGAGGTCTGATGGTTCGAAGAGCTATCGATAGCATTACCTAAACAAGGGGGAAATATTAcgttgttaataataaaaaaaagtgatatttgcAATCATAAAATTCGAAATTGTTATTagctttccagaaaaaaaaagtgagtaaAATTAGTTCATGTGCttacatataaaaacatttgtgtttaatgaaattttataaaatttcgtttttgtcTTTAAGAATTATCTAAGTTTGATCGAAAGAAGGGATGAAATAACAAACGTTGCAATTGCTTTGTAGTAAATAGAGGAATGGTAATAAATGAGTTTTGCTACACAGGAAAAGACATCACCTTTGGTAGGACTGCAGCACACTTTAAAGATGACCTTCATGTTGTGGGTGGCACATCGTCCTCCCACGCGTTGGTGTAGACCTGCAGGATCACCAGTAGATGTCGCTGAAATGAATCAAAACGTCATTAAAATACGTGTATAAaataacaacaatgaaaaatttacattgtaaacaaaaataattgtttatattaagtaCAAGGTGGTACCCGGCGCGTTGTTacagcagaaaaaataattttgaaaatgtcgtttgaaatttgaaataattatcttgtttaattaggaatgatgtTTAGTTTCTTGTAGACAATGAAtgcattcaatgaaattgaaatataaataaattattctatttttaactatattattcaagtatactttagggtagataatatataatatttgtttttccgtcttcaacACAAACTTTTCGtggctgtccgactcgtgagcatccaacatacaaccatgtgaaaaacatggattttctaggttcaaagcaataagttgtcaaagttttatcgccatcggatgaacagtagggcagcgcataaaataagaataaactaatattcatttttatatattagatataataattgcacTATGCCTCTAATCTTCGCGCAagtacaagcaataagttggtAAAGTTTAATCGCAATCGAATGAATGGTATGGCAGcgcataaaatcataaaatgcgaacaagctaaaattcatttttatatattagatatactGAAAGATGCGAAAGCAAAATGTATTAACTCACGAGGTTTTAccttatttaaaagaagaaaacaatacACGTctctcatttcattttaaatcaagcATAAAATCTCTTACATGGTAggaacttttaaaatgatattaagttCCAGTAATGGAGTATTCAtccaattttattctaatttgatATCCTTTATTAGTATTAATTGCATTGCTTTAATTTAGCACTTGTACCGTTATCATTGACTGTATTATCGTACTGTGTACCGTTTTGCATTTGAAAAAGAAGATGTAAATGGTAATCcagtttcttttgtttaaattaattcaatttacagtaaaaaagtcacaaatttaacatataaaaaaagaattaaacagaTATCATCCAAAACTAAATAGCAATAAAGCACGAACCACAGACATAGCAGACCTTATTAAATTTCATCACTTGGCGAACTTTGAAACTGAAAGTTAAGAGAAATTGCCAAGCTTTATAGTCTGGGGAAGAGAGTAagaaaattttctggaaattttccCACATCTTGAAAACAAGGCTTCGGCATTTGGCATTGCCAAAGCAAGCGGCGCCAAATACAATGCCAAGACAAAATTATTGTAAACCAAGACAATCAAGTAAACTTCActgatttattaatgaattaaccTGTAGGCTTGAAAAGTTTTTGCATGATGCCTCTTTGCGAAACTTTACCCGTAACTGGAGATATTAATTTCCTCAGGCGGCCAGAGACAAGGAGTCAAAaggactccattgttatttttcttttttgtcttttgtaaacagggttggaatttattttggaaacacaatacattctggaaatcatgtagttaccaaaaaccttaagaatattaatattaaaagtgttaaatgttgtaatatgaaatgtttgaaagatgttataagaTAAGCCTAAAcgatcttttaatgagtatttacttcgtttagatattacggaatgacATTAATgctaataactgttagaatttaacaaacaaaaatgaagaatacaatataaggtgttcattaattattgtcggggtttccgtacctcataactttcgaataaaaaatattacgtattcgtaaattacaactcaaagaattttattaatgatattaaagtgtaaagcttgcacaatttgcactttgtaggcattcagcggaaggcgattatgtattcgtaaattcgctgaacaaattttgactcgaattgaggatgatgaaaattaccttcggaaacggttcttcagtgacgaatccacttttcatgtgtcagaaaaagtgaataaacataactgtagaatatggggctcggagaacccgcacgattattaAAAGTCAAGATTtattcagcgaatttacgaatacataatcgccttccgctgaatgcctacaaagtgcaaattgtgcaaactttacactttaatatcattaataaaattctttgagttgtaatttacgaatacgtaatcggtttttgcgtaatattttttattcgaaagttatgaggtacggaaaccccgacaataattaatgaacaccctatattttaaaatattactttaaaaatatttttttattctttttgcttcattcaaatttaaaagctgTTTCAGAGTCATGGTGTTGTCATAAGTagcaacaaaaactttgaaaaagaataactctgTTATACCCACGTGTTCATATTtaagacttttgccaacatactgctgaaagaacaacttgaaggtactgaggagatgattgtatataaggacaaaataccacgtgataatcagagctaatgaacaacgcagAGTCGTTTTGACTTCCCTTCCCAGTTACGGGTTGAACTGATTCTTCATCTCCTTATAATTCATAGATAGAAGTGTCTCTTTTAGTTGACAGCATTATAAACTATACAAAACctatattaattacataattataaactGTTTTACTAAAACGaatataaatatcagttttagAACCGATTAAAGGTTTAAGAAATTAAGTACCATGTAGGCAATTAATATTTTGACGTAGGTtgggcatttaaaaaatatttgttcttttcagACAAGAACATTTCTTAAGTCAAGGTATTGATCCCAATCTCGCAATAAAGTCACCATTCTTCTCAAAATATTGTGTCGCAAACAGAAAAGTAGGGGGGGGGGTATACTTACAGACGAAGTAATAGTCGTGTCCCGGCAAGAATTCGAGTCCTCCCGGCTGAGGCGTGAAAGACCTGAAGGTGATGGTGAAGTACATCACTTGGTTGGGCTTATCACAGACCGCGATGATGCGGGGATTGGGATTGGTGATGCGACAAGAGTCGTATTCCTCTTTCGACACCTGCAACAACAAATTCTTCGTTATTCTGGGGTCTTCACACTATTCTAGGGAAAGACAGGAAGTAAAGAAAGGCACTTACATTGTAGATGATGTACTGTTCCTCTTCTTCGCCGTCGTCCTCAGCCGTTCCCTGGTTGGAGTGCGGGTAGACGGGGCAGATGATGTTCACCTGGTCGTATTCGAAGGGGAGGTTATTCTTATTCACGTCGATGATGTGGTCGGTGTTGTCAATGCGGAATCTGTAATGGAATAATACAATGTTGAGAAACATAGTGAGAATAAACAAATGTCCCTaggaaaataatttcctttacctGATGCATTGAACAGTGCAAGAAGTagttaacattataaaaaaaaaagattaagaccTAAGGATCTTTAATTTATCCATTTCGCCCTTtttagggccatgggaagtatgcttaccaccaaatttatcaatcttaataaaattatgtaagttggcataagttttcacaattttttttcaataagacaaaatcttagatgcttcagtttctaATCTCACTCAAAATTATATGTCTTGAtttgctaattattaattaatcaaattaatgaatGGGACAGATTCATGCAACAACTCACTAAATCATAGTAACTTCAATTGGTGAAAAAGCTTGAAATAGTGGcaaaacaatctgaaaaaaaaaaaaaaatctgatatgaCACTTGATTTGCGTACCTATTTAAAAGACTGGGACATTTTAGGGATGGACTTTGTAATTTGGAACCATGATTAGATATCGCAGAGAATACTTTAGCTGCTCATCGTTCATGAGggaaagatttaacatctatagagttAACATGCATCAGCTCCATTTAGAGAGAAAGacgggagattttttttttttattgaacatttataaaaacccCGTGcgccacaaagtatcacacggggcttacagaagtaagtatgtaacacataagaaaaagaagaaaatttaacagttatgaaggattacagatgtcaacaataaatttacagaaattctgaaaagcacttctagtggaaataagttggtgaaactctgtaggccaatttatattcatatgcttgagagccagtcttaggatctgtcttttGGAATCGGAATTTGATACGCGACCTTGCTACCTTGTTATGctgtttaaaatatatggaattaaagatttatataattgtatttaggAGTAATACATATTTTAGTCAAGGAAAAGGATTACGTCAGCATACGGTCCTGGAAACTGGGATTACATTTTAATCAAGTGTGacaaatttaccattttttaaaattttaatcctttcttttttaatcatcaatTATCACATCGAATCCTTTCCTTTTTAAATCgtcaattaaacattaaaatttattagaatataattatttaattcattttttaacactgaaatttattggaatagaattattcaattttaaccGTCAAtcgaatcctttttcttttttaatcgtCAATTTTAACCATCAAATCaaatcctttccttttttttaatcatcaaatcgaaaccatttttttttcaaccgtcAATTAATCATCGAACTTTATTAGAATACAACAGATTGAAATGAATGTATCCCAGTCTCCAAGCGAACGTTGGCAGCAAATTTATAACTATATGAATTCTCATATATGACAAATTACAATGACAGTttcttcttaaaacattttttgtccACAAGAAAAGATCTTATCTTTGCCCAAAATGCTTTGTCGGGactaaaatattgagaaataaatgaTTATGTAGTTCGTTATTcggtaaattttattgaaatactttatggaatgataattttatcaacattattttttatttgtttgtttataaaactataaaatctgaaggaagaaactattaaaaaatctcaaacatCGCCAACCTATATTTAAGAACCTTTAAATGATAAAACGAACAGCTTCTTTCTATTAAGGAAGGCAGAAATGATGGATGTTGGATTTTATGATAAGCGCCGTCATGAAcactttcaaaagaatatttataatcgAAAATTAAAACATAAGGCAGAGACTAAAGCCaccaaaaaataaagtatttcgaAGGGAAAACTTCTTGGTATATTCAAAATGGGAACCCTAGAAGAGGAAATATAAATTgagaataaaagaaaacacaCAAGAGGTAGAAAACCCTTTTCATCATTGTTTCCCTTGGCATGGCAAAAAGAATCGAAATAGAAATTCTGCACCCATGAGCGAAGGAACGGGAGAATaaggagttttatttttatctgcagAGCCGACacagaaaacaaaaacaacacGCAtgaga
It encodes:
- the LOC129963437 gene encoding ephrin-B2-like isoform X2 produces the protein MQIEELLNTSKNFAPPKFRIDNTDHIIDVNKNNLPFEYDQVNIICPVYPHSNQGTAEDDGEEEEQYIIYNVSKEEYDSCRITNPNPRIIAVCDKPNQVMYFTITFRSFTPQPGGLEFLPGHDYYFVSTSTGDPAGLHQRVGGRCATHNMKVIFKVCCSPTKGNAIDSSSNHQTSTVNVSVPASAAPPHNTTSRISDTHKPLDVYPSSTAVPKGMRPATRIPPYHLRPYEVPIEDEMDRSPPSDKAKEETEKTTKRERAKNEELINGAPHPHKWSLNHGAYYCACLLCHLLISLLYR
- the LOC129963437 gene encoding ephrin-B2-like isoform X1, encoding MGPLASTSRIIMIFIPPQFRIDNTDHIIDVNKNNLPFEYDQVNIICPVYPHSNQGTAEDDGEEEEQYIIYNVSKEEYDSCRITNPNPRIIAVCDKPNQVMYFTITFRSFTPQPGGLEFLPGHDYYFVSTSTGDPAGLHQRVGGRCATHNMKVIFKVCCSPTKGNAIDSSSNHQTSTVNVSVPASAAPPHNTTSRISDTHKPLDVYPSSTAVPKGMRPATRIPPYHLRPYEVPIEDEMDRSPPSDKAKEETEKTTKRERAKNEELINGAPHPHKWSLNHGAYYCACLLCHLLISLLYR